In a genomic window of Amblyomma americanum isolate KBUSLIRL-KWMA chromosome 4, ASM5285725v1, whole genome shotgun sequence:
- the UQCR-Q gene encoding ubiquinol-cytochrome c reductase ubiquinone-binding protein: MGLHFGNLYKLRGIVTYRLSPYEQRAFAGLLKNGIPNVFRRTMDQLPYVAPPFVLAYLIYDWAERVHEKSMRKNPADFANDK; the protein is encoded by the exons atgggtctTCATTTCGGCAACCTGTACAAATTGCGAGGAATTGTCACGTATCGGCTGTCTCCGTACGAGCAGCGTGCGTTCGCTGGTCTGCTGAAGAATGGTATCCCGAATGTCTTTAGGAGGACGATGGACCAGCTCCCCTATGTCGCGCCAC CTTTCGTTCTGGCTTACCTTATCTACGACTGGGCCGAGCGTGTGCACGAAAAGTCTATGCGCAAGAACCCTGCCGACTTTGCCAACGACAAGTAA